From Oryza sativa Japonica Group chromosome 4, ASM3414082v1, one genomic window encodes:
- the LOC136356063 gene encoding uncharacterized protein gives MNRAEGQPITWAEFTEAFKKTHIPAGVVALKKREFRALKQKDHTVAEYLHEFNRLARYAPEDVRTDEERQEKFLEGLKDELSVMLISHDYEDFQELVDKAIRLEDKKNRMDNRKRGRIVFQEAQDSSQRQRIKPLQIGESFSTGQGQSQQLNIGGEIKSETNESNEVNIEQANQPVPVQQDQSQENNSSGREQQVCFNCYKPGHFARECPKPKHQQPQGQINNIVVTGANAVPVASSRVASSSVTAQPPVSKQQ, from the coding sequence atgaacagagcagaaggacaaccaatcacttgggcggagttcactgaggcattcaagaagacacacatacctgcAGGTGTTGTTGCTTTGAAGAAACGTGAGTTTAGGGCTTTGAAGCAAAAGGATCATACCGTGGCAGagtatcttcatgagttcaatcgtctagctcgctatgctccagaagatgtgcgtactgacgaggaaaggcaggagaagttcttggaaggcttAAAGGATGAGCTGTCAGTTATGTTGATCTCTCATGACTATGAGGATTTTCAGGAGTtggttgacaaagcaattcgactggaagacaagaagaacaggatggacaatcgtaagagaggaaggattgttttccaggaggcacaggatagtagccagaggcagcgtatcaagccactccaaattggtgaatCTTTTTCTACTGGTCAAGGACAGTCGCAACAGTTGAACATCGGTGGTGAGATCAAATCAGAGACTAATGAAAGCAATGAAGTTAACATCGAGCAAGCTAATCAGCCGGTGCCAGttcagcaggatcagtctcaagagaataacagtagtggaagggagcagcaggtatgtttcaactgttacaagccaggtcactttgcaagagagtgtccgaagccgaaGCATCAGCAGCCGCAAGGTCAGATCAACAACATTGTTGTCACAGGAGCTAATGCAGTGCCAGTTGCGTCTTCAAGAGTTGCGTCTTCAAGTGTTACAGctcagccaccagtttcaaagcagcagtag
- the LOC136356329 gene encoding uncharacterized protein, translating to MCNRDSDYFMYQCPLICFWAVEYHLPHRVMRQFRKKQDWPVEDISTGVELHKYDRVRTKKVKDWGLEHNRYIDEWRTAGRNDRYIETIHQNHLFSEYLRWLHRTYRLFLRPTWTEADIEDDRDSDEGRNPYDVRTRVGYQMEHAPLRDRVSRELLRSVNEMGHALQAPRGGEDTENTLRNVLEKVRQRCRKLAARLGCRSVGLDDVYQPGRLPPPLPQSARPSTARHSIRIEEREGVGGSSSSRIKQGRGKGKAPAPPSDDDDDEDEEDEDYVAPDAEEIDMSQLPDAPQGTQPTQYNLRSTRAAKKRYTPGSQAIRRQRKK from the exons ATGTGCAATCGAGACTCTGACTATTTCATGTACCAGTGCCCATTGATTTGTTTCTGGGCAGTTGAGTACCACCTTCCGCACCGTGTCATGCGACAGTTCAGGAAGAAACAAGATTGGCCGGTTGAGGACATCTCAACTGGAGTTGAATTACACAA GTATGACAGGGTGAGAACAAAGAAGGTGAAAGACTGGGGGCTAGAGCATAATAGATACATTGATGAATGGAGAACAGCCGGAAGGAACGATAGGTACATCGAGACTATACACCAAAATCACCTTTTCTCAGAGTACCTTCGTTGGCTGCATAGGACATATAGACTGTTCCTCCGCCCTACTTGGACGGAAGCCGACATAGAGGATGACCGCGACTCCGATGAGGGGCGGAATCCCTATGATGTCCGGACTAGAGTTGGATATCAAATGGAGCACGCCCCACTTAGAGACAGAGTC tcgagagagctcctcaggagtgtgaatgaaatggggcatgccctccaagctccgaggggtggtgaggacacggagaacacgctccgcaatgttttagag aaagttcgtcaaaggtgccggaaacttgcagcaagattagGTTGCAGGTCGGTTGGATTGGATGACGTGTACCAACCGGGgagactaccaccaccactacctcaaTCCGCGCGTCCAAGTACTGCTCGACACTCCATCAGGATAGAAGAGCGTGAAGGAGTtggtggctcgtcgtcgtcacgcattaagcaagggaggggaaaggggaaggcgccggctccacctagcgacgacgatgacgatgaggacgaggaggatgaggactacgtcgcaccagacgccgaggagatagacatgtcacagcttcccgacgcgcctcaggggacgcaacccacgcaatacaacttgcgatccactcgggcagcgaaaaagag gtacactccgggctcgcaagcaattcggcgccaacggaagaagtaa